Proteins encoded together in one Telopea speciosissima isolate NSW1024214 ecotype Mountain lineage chromosome 4, Tspe_v1, whole genome shotgun sequence window:
- the LOC122658276 gene encoding probable leucine-rich repeat receptor-like protein kinase At1g35710, giving the protein MAFCNPNVQESLCSFFLFFTLLLASSYSSYALSSISTSTTSVTVDQAMALLEWKDSLNNQSQTVLHSWKLLDPNATNSSLQSDLCSWYGISCNQRGIITEINLPSMGLQGMVKNFPFPSLPSLMRLNLNNNSLFGSVPSNIGNLSVINYLDLSKNHLSELIPLEICSLTGLEILSLGDNCFHGSIPYEMGRLKNLTSLTLFSNNLSGSIPTSLGNLSNLQQLSLYQNKLNGSIPVSLGNLRYLTILRLLENQLSGIIPLEIGNMSSLKNLELGDNHFSGVLPQGLCMSRSLVNFSAPNNHFTGLIPRGFKNCTGLVRVELQNNQLAATLSKDFGVYEKLNYIDLRNNQLNGELTSSTWFQCKNLQALLMSGNKITGKIPPDVGKLTQLHELDLSSNYLVGEIPKEFGELTYLLYLNLRGNQLSGSLPSEIGKLYSLTTLDLSGNSLSGQIPKEIGNCSNLLYLDLSNNRLNGSIPFQIGNIIYLQILLDLSQNWLSGEMPSQFTNLGKLEKLNLSHNQLSGTILSAFYGMYSLTSIDISYNEFEGPLPKNRAFQNATIERLRNNTALCGNVSGLQPCEHSSLSKPDNKNLIIVMVVVLSLLFLLFASASIACVVHQIIRLRYVGKKQRTPSPGWNLFSVCNFDGKNLYQEIIKATEDFDAKYCIGMGGSGSVYKAKLSTNQVVAVKKLHQPLQDEYEEDAKKKTFSSEIRALTEMRHRNIVKLYGFCSVGQHSLLVYDYFERGSLAKVLENNELASELDWEKRIVVIKGVANALSYMHNDCIPPIIHRDISSNNILLNVKYEACVSDFGTARLMQPYSSNYTPLVGTRGYIAPGNKFDTFLIIVELDSELDFKF; this is encoded by the coding sequence ATGGCTTTCTGCAACCCAAATGTACAGGAATCCCTCTGCTCCTTCTTCCTGTTCTTCactttgcttcttgcttcttcgTATTCCTCCTATGCCTTGAGTTCCATCAGCACTAGCACCACCAGCGTTACTGTAGACCAAGCTATGGCTCTCCTTGAATGGAAAGATAGTCTCAACAACCAAAGCCAAACTGTTCTCCATTCATGGAAGCTACTTGATCCTAATGCCACCAATTCGTCTCTGCAATCTGACCTGTGCAGTTGGTATGGAATTTCTTGCAACCAAAGGGGAATCATTACTGAAATTAACTTACCAAGTATGGGTTTGCAAGGTATGGTTAAGAACTTCCCCTTTCCTTCACTTCCTTCTCTTATGCGTTTGAATCTCAATAATAATTCACTTTTTGGCTCTGTTCCATCCAACATTGGGAACCTTTCTGTAATCAACTACCTTGATCTGTCAAAGAATCATCTCTCTGAATTAATTCCATTGGAAATCTGTTCACTCACCGGTCTTGAAATCTTGTCTCTTGGTGATAATTGTTTCCATGGATCGATACCTTACGAAATGGGAAGATTGAAAAATCTTACTAGTCTGACCTTGTTCTCCAACAACCTCTCTGGTTCCATACCTACATCTCTTGGTAATTTGAGCAATCTACAGCAGCTCTCTCTGTACCAAAACAAACTCAATGGTTCAATCCCTGTTTCTTTAGGTAATCTGAGATACCTTACCATTTTACGCCTCCTTGAGAATCAACTTTCAGGTATCATTCCTCTGGAAATAGGAAATATGTCAAGTCTGAAAAACCTAGAATTGGGAGATAACCATTTCTCAGGTGTTCTTCCACAAGGTCTATGCATGAGTAGATCACTTGTAAACTTCTCTGCACCTAACAACCATTTCACAGGCCTGATTCCAAGGGGATTCAAAAACTGCACAGGCTTAGTTAGAGTTGAACTTCAAAATAACCAACTTGCTGCAACCTTATCAAAAGACTTTGGTGTTTATGAGAAGCTGAATTACATTGATTTGAGAAACAATCAATTAAATGGTGAACTTACTTCATCAACCTGGTTCCAATGCAAAAACCTTCAGGCTCTACTGATGAGTGGGAATAAGATTACTGGTAAGATACCTCCAGATGTTGGGAAGTTAACTCAACTTCATGAGCTTGACCTTTCTTCAAATTACCTGGTAGGAGAAATTCCAAAGGAATTTGGTGAGTTAACATATTTGCTATATCTCAATCTGAGAGGAAACCAACTTTCTGGGAGTTTACCTTCAGAAATTGGAAAGCTATACAGTCTAACAACTCTTGATTTGTCAGGAAACAGTTTGAGTGGACAAATACCAAAAGAAATAGGGAACTGCTCCAACTTATTATATCTGGATTTAAGCAACAACAGATTGAATGGAAGCATTCCATTTCAAATTGGCAATATTATTTACCTTCAAATTCTATTGGATCTTAGTCAaaactggctcagtggagagatGCCGTCACAGTTCACAAATTTAGGGAAATTGGAAAAGTTAAATCTCTCCCACAATCAACTCTCAGGTACTATTCTTTCTGCATTCTATGGAATGTATAGCTTGACATCCATTGATATATCTTACAATGAGTTTGAGGGTCCACTCCCTAAAAACAGAGCCTTTCAAAATGCTACAATAGAAAGATTAAGAAACAACACAGCACTGTGTGGCAATGTAAGTGGTCTGCAACCTTGCGAACATTCATCCTTGTCGAAACCAGATAACAAAAACCTGATTATTGTCATGGTTGTAGTGTTAAGTTTGCTATTTCTTCTGTTTGCATCTGCTAGTATTGCTTGTGTTGTCCACCAAATTATTAGGTTAAGATATGTAGGGAAAAAGCAGAGAACACCATCACCTGGTTGGAATTTATTTTCAGTATGTAATTTCGACGGAAAAAATTTATATCAAGAAATTATTAAAGCAACAGAGGATTTTGATGCCAAATATTGCATTGGTATGGGAGGATCAGGAAGTGTATACAAAGCAAAGCTGTCGACGAATCAAGTAGTAGCTGTCAAAAAGCTTCATCAACCATTACAGGATGAGTATGAGGAggatgccaagaaaaaaacATTTAGCAGTGAGATTCGTGCATTGACAGAAATGCGACACCGAAACATTGTGAAACTATATGGTTTTTGTTCAGTTGGACAACATTCCCTTTTagtttatgattattttgaaagAGGAAGCTTGGCTAAGGTCCTCGAGAACAATGAGCTTGCATCAGAATTGGATTGGGAAAAAAGGATTGTTGTTATAAAAGGTGTAGCAAATGCTTTGTCTTACAT